One genomic region from Jilunia laotingensis encodes:
- the porE gene encoding PorE family type IX secretion system protein encodes MFRNFIYYILVLLLFTSCGAGRSLKKAEQSYARGEYFDAAKYYRKAYAATPAKQRKQRGVIAYKMADCYRLINYTVRAKGAYMNAIRYNYPDSITFFYLAESQRKNGEYKPAAASYKTYLDFRPNDTLALNGLISCQLAQKWKEHPTRYTVKRVPIFFSRRADYSPMYAGEDADILYFTSTRNEAKGNDLNGITGMKSADIFQSKLDEKKNWQKPEPLESEVNSEYEDGACTFSADGKTMYFTRCRTSPESPVYAEIYSSARTGANWGTPTKCAILNDSLSSVAHPAMSPVGDFLYFVSDMPGGYGGLDLWRINVVQDGFGYVDNLGPEINTAGDEMFPTFGPKGELYFSSNGHPGMGGLDIFRAVQDTLSGKWKVENMRSPLNSASDDFGMTFEPGHPRGFFSSNRGDARGWDHIYSFELPEVNHVLTGWVYDKEGDPLPDALVTIVGDDGTYLKINVKKDGSFVQQLTPGQRYVMLASCRGFLNGKQELTTDTAQVDRNYEAEFPLASITRPVLIENIFYEFDRADLTPASTTALDELIRLLNDNPNVTIELAAHCDYKGNDAYNERLSQRRAESVVRYLIKGGIANDRLTAKGYGESKPKVVNKSVLKSAPFLKIGDVLTEEFIKTLPLDQQEICNAINRRTEFQVLRTTYGLYQ; translated from the coding sequence ATGTTCCGCAATTTCATTTATTATATACTTGTCCTTTTACTATTTACTTCCTGTGGTGCAGGGCGTAGTCTGAAGAAAGCCGAGCAAAGTTATGCACGCGGTGAGTATTTTGATGCCGCGAAATATTATAGAAAGGCTTATGCCGCCACTCCTGCAAAACAACGGAAACAGCGCGGTGTGATAGCTTATAAGATGGCGGATTGTTACCGCCTTATCAATTATACAGTACGTGCAAAGGGGGCTTATATGAATGCCATCCGTTACAATTATCCCGATTCGATCACCTTTTTTTATCTCGCTGAAAGCCAACGGAAAAACGGAGAATATAAGCCCGCTGCCGCTTCATATAAGACTTATCTCGACTTTCGCCCGAATGATACGCTGGCATTGAACGGTTTGATATCCTGCCAGTTGGCGCAGAAATGGAAGGAGCATCCTACGCGATATACCGTGAAGCGTGTCCCCATCTTCTTTTCCCGTCGTGCGGATTACTCCCCCATGTATGCCGGAGAAGATGCGGATATTCTGTACTTCACTTCTACCCGAAACGAAGCAAAAGGGAATGACCTGAATGGCATAACCGGCATGAAAAGTGCCGATATATTCCAGTCGAAGCTTGACGAGAAGAAGAACTGGCAGAAGCCCGAACCGCTGGAGTCGGAAGTCAACAGCGAATATGAAGACGGTGCCTGCACCTTTTCTGCGGACGGGAAAACGATGTACTTCACCCGTTGCCGTACCTCTCCCGAATCACCGGTATATGCCGAAATATATTCATCTGCCCGTACGGGAGCCAATTGGGGAACACCGACCAAGTGTGCCATATTGAACGACTCGCTTTCTTCCGTTGCCCACCCTGCCATGTCTCCTGTCGGTGATTTCCTTTATTTTGTCTCCGATATGCCCGGAGGCTATGGCGGACTTGACCTCTGGCGTATCAATGTAGTGCAAGATGGTTTCGGATATGTTGATAATCTCGGGCCGGAAATCAATACTGCCGGAGATGAAATGTTCCCTACTTTCGGACCGAAAGGGGAACTGTACTTTTCCTCCAACGGCCATCCCGGTATGGGAGGACTTGATATCTTCCGGGCTGTACAGGATACGCTGTCAGGGAAATGGAAAGTTGAGAACATGCGTTCACCCCTGAATTCAGCGAGTGATGATTTCGGAATGACCTTCGAGCCGGGACATCCGCGTGGATTCTTCTCCTCCAACCGGGGGGATGCCCGTGGTTGGGATCATATCTACAGTTTTGAACTTCCCGAAGTCAATCACGTCCTTACGGGTTGGGTGTATGATAAAGAAGGCGATCCTTTGCCTGATGCCTTGGTGACTATAGTCGGTGATGACGGTACATATTTGAAAATCAACGTAAAGAAGGATGGCTCTTTCGTGCAACAGCTCACTCCGGGGCAACGTTATGTCATGTTGGCCTCTTGTCGCGGCTTTCTGAACGGGAAGCAGGAGTTGACTACCGATACTGCGCAGGTAGATCGCAATTATGAAGCAGAGTTTCCGTTGGCATCCATCACGCGTCCGGTACTGATAGAGAATATCTTTTATGAATTCGACCGTGCCGACCTGACACCGGCTTCTACTACCGCACTGGACGAGCTTATCCGTCTGTTGAATGACAACCCGAACGTGACCATCGAACTGGCCGCCCACTGTGACTATAAAGGCAATGATGCATATAATGAGCGTTTGTCTCAAAGGCGTGCCGAGTCGGTGGTACGCTATCTGATCAAAGGCGGCATTGCTAATGACCGTCTTACGGCAAAAGGTTATGGAGAGTCGAAACCTAAGGTGGTCAATAAGTCCGTACTGAAGTCTGCCCCCTTCCTCAAGATCGGAGATGTATTGACCGAAGAGTTCATCAAGACATTGCCACTCGACCAGCAAGAGATATGCAATGCCATCAACCGTCGTACCGAATTCCAAGTATTGCGTACCACTTACGGGCTTTATCAATAA
- a CDS encoding linear amide C-N hydrolase, with protein sequence MPLLALAAALSVNVQQSEACTRAVYAGPDNMIVTGRTMDWKEDIQSNLYLFPRGIKRASFDQGDFLTWTSKYGSIVASAYDIGVCDGMNEKGLVANLLFLPESIYVRPGDTRPVMGIGIWTQYVLDNFATVREAVEELKKETFRIDAPHLPNGSPATLHMSISDATGNNAILEYIDGYLEIHEGKEYKVMTNSPRYDLQLAVNDYWKEVGGLQMLPGTNRSSDRFVRASFYVDAIPQISDPKIAVPSLLSVIRNVSVPFGISTPDKPYISSTRWRSVSDQKDKVYYFESTLTPNLFWVDIKKADFSPNASIKRLLLTGGEVYTGDAYKDFKDIKTFTFLFRLPEMN encoded by the coding sequence ATGCCTCTATTGGCATTGGCTGCTGCGCTCTCAGTGAACGTGCAGCAATCGGAAGCCTGTACCCGTGCAGTGTATGCCGGTCCGGACAATATGATAGTGACGGGACGTACGATGGATTGGAAGGAAGATATACAGTCCAATCTTTATCTTTTCCCCCGTGGTATAAAACGGGCAAGCTTTGATCAGGGAGATTTTCTTACCTGGACTTCTAAATACGGCAGTATCGTTGCTTCGGCCTATGATATCGGTGTGTGCGATGGCATGAATGAGAAAGGGCTTGTGGCTAACCTGCTCTTTTTGCCCGAATCTATTTATGTGCGTCCGGGCGACACGCGGCCGGTTATGGGAATTGGCATCTGGACTCAGTATGTCCTCGATAATTTCGCCACGGTGCGTGAAGCTGTGGAGGAACTGAAAAAAGAGACTTTCCGCATCGATGCTCCTCACTTGCCGAATGGTTCACCTGCTACTTTGCATATGTCCATTTCCGATGCGACGGGCAATAATGCCATTCTCGAGTATATCGATGGTTATCTGGAGATTCATGAAGGCAAAGAGTATAAGGTGATGACTAATTCTCCAAGATATGACTTACAACTGGCTGTCAATGATTATTGGAAAGAGGTGGGCGGTTTGCAGATGCTGCCCGGCACCAACCGTTCAAGCGACCGCTTTGTGCGGGCCTCCTTCTATGTGGATGCCATTCCGCAGATATCCGATCCTAAGATTGCCGTCCCCAGTTTGTTGAGCGTAATTCGTAACGTGTCCGTGCCGTTCGGCATTTCTACTCCGGATAAGCCTTATATCTCTTCCACGCGGTGGCGTTCTGTTTCCGACCAGAAGGATAAAGTTTACTATTTTGAATCGACTCTGACTCCTAATCTCTTTTGGGTTGATATCAAGAAAGCGGATTTTAGCCCGAATGCAAGTATTAAGAGGTTGCTTCTGACCGGAGGCGAGGTTTATACCGGTGATGCTTATAAGGATTTCAAGGATATCAAGACATTTACGTTCCTGTTCAGGTTGCCGGAAATGAATTGA
- the nadD gene encoding nicotinate (nicotinamide) nucleotide adenylyltransferase has protein sequence MTKIKTGIYSGSFNPVHIGHLVLANYLCEFEGLDEIWFMVSPHNPLKEQADLWPDDVRLHLVEVAIKDYPRFKASDFEFHLPRPTYTIHTLDELKKKYPEREFNLIIGSDNWLLFPQWYEYKRIITENQLLIYPRPGFTVSQDQLPPTVRIVNSPTFDISSTFIRNSLAAGKDIRYFLHPNVYQYIQSLRLP, from the coding sequence GTGACTAAAATAAAAACCGGCATATACAGCGGTTCATTCAATCCGGTTCATATCGGTCATCTCGTCTTGGCAAACTATCTTTGCGAGTTTGAGGGACTGGATGAAATATGGTTTATGGTCAGCCCACACAATCCCCTTAAGGAGCAGGCTGACCTTTGGCCGGACGATGTAAGGCTTCATCTGGTGGAAGTGGCAATTAAGGATTATCCACGTTTTAAAGCCTCCGATTTTGAATTCCACCTTCCCCGTCCGACATACACCATACATACACTGGATGAATTAAAAAAGAAGTATCCGGAACGGGAGTTCAACCTTATCATAGGTTCGGACAATTGGCTTCTATTTCCGCAATGGTATGAATACAAACGTATTATCACAGAGAATCAACTACTTATTTATCCCCGTCCCGGATTCACCGTCTCTCAGGATCAACTTCCTCCGACTGTACGCATTGTCAATTCACCTACTTTCGACATAAGTTCTACCTTCATCCGAAATTCACTCGCTGCCGGGAAAGACATACGCTACTTCCTTCATCCGAACGTATATCAATACATCCAATCCCTGCGGCTGCCCTAA
- the gmk gene encoding guanylate kinase, with translation MEGKLIIFSAPSGSGKSTIINYLLTQGLNLAFSISATSRPPRGTEKHGVEYFFLTPDEFRKRIDDNEFLEYEEVYKDRYYGTLKSQVEEQLKAGQNVIFDVDVVGGCNIKKYYGDKALSLFVQPPSVEELRHRLTGRGTDAPEVIESRIAKAEYELSFAPKFDKVIINDDLETAKAEALRIIKEFLHRD, from the coding sequence ATGGAGGGAAAATTAATCATCTTTTCTGCCCCCTCGGGGTCGGGCAAGTCTACCATTATCAACTATTTATTGACACAGGGATTGAACTTGGCATTTTCAATCTCCGCTACCAGCCGTCCGCCTCGTGGTACCGAAAAGCATGGGGTGGAATATTTCTTTCTTACCCCCGATGAGTTCCGTAAACGAATCGACGACAATGAGTTCCTGGAGTATGAGGAAGTATACAAGGATCGTTATTACGGTACTTTGAAATCGCAAGTGGAGGAGCAACTGAAGGCAGGGCAAAATGTCATATTCGATGTCGATGTAGTAGGCGGGTGCAATATAAAGAAATATTATGGAGATAAAGCCTTGTCTTTATTCGTTCAGCCCCCAAGTGTGGAGGAGTTGCGTCACCGTCTCACAGGCCGTGGCACCGATGCCCCGGAAGTCATTGAGAGCCGCATAGCCAAAGCGGAATACGAATTGAGTTTTGCTCCGAAGTTCGACAAAGTTATCATCAACGATGACCTTGAAACGGCAAAGGCGGAAGCACTGCGTATCATCAAAGAGTTCCTGCACCGTGACTAA
- a CDS encoding YicC/YloC family endoribonuclease: MIQSMTGYGKAIAELSDKKINIEIKSLNSKALDLSTRIAPTYREKEIEIRNEISKNLERGKIDFSLWIEKKESAESATPINQALVEGYYNQIKDIADKLNIPVPTDWFQTLLRMPDVMTKTEIQELTEEEWETVHMAVIEAINHLVEFRKQEGAALEKKFREKITNISALLESIAPYEKERVDKVKERITDALEKTLSVDYDKNRLEQELIYYIEKLDVNEEKQRLTNHLKYFLHTMENGNGQGKKLGFIAQEMGREINTLGSKSNHAEMQKIVVQMKDELEQIKEQVLNVM; the protein is encoded by the coding sequence ATGATACAATCAATGACAGGATATGGTAAAGCCATTGCCGAACTATCTGATAAAAAAATAAACATAGAGATCAAATCGCTGAATAGCAAGGCACTGGATTTATCTACGCGTATCGCTCCGACTTATCGCGAAAAGGAGATAGAAATCCGAAACGAAATCTCAAAGAATCTTGAACGTGGAAAAATAGACTTTAGCCTTTGGATCGAAAAAAAGGAGAGCGCAGAAAGTGCTACTCCCATCAATCAGGCATTAGTGGAGGGATATTACAATCAAATTAAAGATATAGCGGACAAATTAAATATACCGGTGCCGACAGACTGGTTCCAAACCCTGCTCCGTATGCCGGATGTGATGACAAAAACGGAGATACAGGAGCTGACGGAAGAAGAGTGGGAAACGGTACATATGGCTGTCATTGAAGCTATCAACCATCTTGTGGAGTTTCGCAAACAAGAAGGTGCCGCACTAGAAAAGAAGTTCCGTGAGAAGATCACCAATATCTCGGCTCTATTGGAGTCGATCGCTCCATATGAAAAAGAACGGGTAGATAAAGTCAAAGAGCGCATCACGGATGCCTTAGAAAAGACATTAAGTGTAGATTACGATAAAAACCGCCTTGAGCAGGAATTGATCTACTACATTGAGAAACTGGATGTAAACGAAGAGAAGCAACGTCTGACGAATCATTTGAAATACTTCCTCCACACGATGGAAAACGGCAACGGGCAAGGAAAAAAACTAGGATTTATCGCTCAGGAAATGGGAAGGGAGATCAATACGTTGGGCAGCAAGTCGAACCATGCGGAAATGCAGAAAATCGTAGTCCAGATGAAAGATGAACTGGAACAGATTAAAGAGCAGGTACTCAACGTAATGTAA